DNA sequence from the Halorubrum sp. BOL3-1 genome:
GTGCGCTGTTCGGCCACGACAAATGCGCCCCGGGGGAACGAGATGGCGTCCAGTGACTTTCCGGCAGCCGGCGCTCCCTCGGCGACCTCGATCTCGATGAGTTCCAGCCGATCGGTGATCTCCTCGATCGTCCGGACCCCACCGCCGCTGACATCGATGATGTCGTTGGCCGCCGCATGCGCGGCCAGCTCCTCGGGATACACGACGGCGTCGACGATCTCTTCGAACTCGTCGTGCTCGCCGTGGTCGATCCGGGCGACGGTCTTGATCTCGGGCGAGAGCCGCTGGGCGGTCATGCAGATCCCGACGTTCGTCATCGCGCCGTAACTCGTGAGTCCCGCGATGACGTCGGTGCGTTCCAGTTGTGCTTCTCGGAGCACGCTCGGGCGACCACCCTCGCCGTGGATGACGGAGGCGATGTACTGGTCGCTCAGGAACTGGACGCGGTCGTCGTCCTTTTCGATGATGACGATATCGTGGCCACGATTATCCAGTCGCTGTGCCGTGTGGTATCCGACGCGTCCGCCACCGACGATGACGATCCGGAGGTCCTTTTTCATGAGTGGGTCAGAGGTGCGTGCGCGACGATTGTGGGTGTTTCTATCATTTTTTTGTTATTTCAGTCTTCCTCAACCGGCTCGCTCAAGTCCGGCTCCCCAGCAGATTCAGTGTCCGGGTCGGCGGACTGCCCCCTCGACAGGAGGACACGGACTCGGCCCGGGTTGAGTCCGGCGTAGACGACGGCACCGAACAGGAGCCACCCGACCGCGACGGCCCACGTCAGCGGCGAAATGAACGCGGCGAGGAGCAGGTTGAGCACACAGCCGAGGACCGGCGGAGCAGGATACAGCGGAATCTCGAACGGCCGGTTCAGGCTGGGCTGGTCCCGCCGGAGCTTGATCACCGCCAAGTTCACAACGATGAACCCGAGCAGCGAGAACAGGCTGGCGAGGTTGCCAACGAGACTGATCGGGGCCACGACGGTCGCCACGAGCATGATCGCCGCACTCGCCATCAGGGCCGAATACGGCGTCCCGTAGTCGTGGTGGATGTTCCCGAGCTGGCTCGGAAGCTGTCCTTCCCGCCCCATGGCGAAGGCGACGCGGCTGGACCCGATCACGACGGCGTTAAGCGCGCTGATAGTCGAGAACACCGCGCCGAACGCGATGAGCGCCGCGCCGATCGACGCGCCGAACAGCGCGACGTCGGGCATAAAGGAGACGGCCGCCTCGACGACGGCCTTCTCGCCGGCCCCACCCAATCGCGGCGCGCCCAGCGTCCCGATCGCGACACCGACGACCAGCAAGTAGATTAGCACCGTCACGCCCAGACTCAGGAAGATGGCCCGTGGAATGTTCTTCCGCGGGTTCTCCACCTCCTCGGTGACGGTCGCGATCAGGTCGTACCCCTGGAACGCGATGAACGTTAGGCCCATTGCGGGTAGCACCTTCAGCGTACCCTGCGAGAAGAACTCTGAGAGCCCGAAGCTCGCGCCCTCCTCGACACCCATGAACGTCTCAGGTGAGACGGCACCGATCCCGAAGATGATGAACACGCCGAGGATCCCGATCTTGACGAGCGTGATGATCGTCTCCGCGCCACCGCTGGCCTCCGTCGAGAGGGCGTTCAGCGCGACGAACGAGACGACCGCAAGCAGTGCGTAGCCGACGTGCCACACCGGTCCCGA
Encoded proteins:
- a CDS encoding NAD-binding protein; amino-acid sequence: MKKDLRIVIVGGGRVGYHTAQRLDNRGHDIVIIEKDDDRVQFLSDQYIASVIHGEGGRPSVLREAQLERTDVIAGLTSYGAMTNVGICMTAQRLSPEIKTVARIDHGEHDEFEEIVDAVVYPEELAAHAAANDIIDVSGGGVRTIEEITDRLELIEIEVAEGAPAAGKSLDAISFPRGAFVVAEQRTGAFPGPDTVLEPGVQYILAVQTEVTNEVVRLLRG
- a CDS encoding APC family permease — protein: MGAEQGDRSPAASLGLLDATMVGIGAMIGAGIFVLTGLAAEIAGPAAILVFALNGGVTTFTALSYAELASAIPKNGGGYAYVRETFSDPVAFVMGWTRWFTYTAAGALYALGFSSNFVEFVHLYWAGLPSGPVWHVGYALLAVVSFVALNALSTEASGGAETIITLVKIGILGVFIIFGIGAVSPETFMGVEEGASFGLSEFFSQGTLKVLPAMGLTFIAFQGYDLIATVTEEVENPRKNIPRAIFLSLGVTVLIYLLVVGVAIGTLGAPRLGGAGEKAVVEAAVSFMPDVALFGASIGAALIAFGAVFSTISALNAVVIGSSRVAFAMGREGQLPSQLGNIHHDYGTPYSALMASAAIMLVATVVAPISLVGNLASLFSLLGFIVVNLAVIKLRRDQPSLNRPFEIPLYPAPPVLGCVLNLLLAAFISPLTWAVAVGWLLFGAVVYAGLNPGRVRVLLSRGQSADPDTESAGEPDLSEPVEED